In Firmicutes bacterium ASF500, a single genomic region encodes these proteins:
- the hxlR_2 gene encoding HTH-type transcriptional activator HxlR, with amino-acid sequence MKQTQFNCPVEATLSLIGGKYKPLILWHLVDRPLHYMELQRRIPSATPKMLSQQLHDLEGCGMVHREVIPEKPPKTVYSLTPFGESIIPVIDAMCQWGTDYLDGLDVQPPCCGA; translated from the coding sequence ATGAAGCAGACACAGTTTAATTGTCCCGTTGAGGCCACACTGTCACTGATTGGCGGGAAATATAAGCCGCTTATTCTCTGGCACTTGGTAGACCGGCCCTTGCACTACATGGAGTTACAGCGACGGATTCCCAGTGCAACACCTAAAATGCTCTCCCAGCAGCTCCATGATCTGGAGGGATGCGGGATGGTACATAGAGAAGTGATCCCGGAGAAGCCGCCGAAAACAGTATATTCCCTGACGCCCTTTGGGGAAAGCATCATTCCTGTCATAGACGCCATGTGCCAATGGGGTACGGACTATCTGGACGGGTTGGATGTGCAGCCTCCATGCTGCGGCGCATAA
- the btsR_3 gene encoding Transcriptional regulatory protein BtsR gives MLKFAICDDEPYMAQEIANQLSRYMNGEQITSYCVSSFQNGCSLLESGCDFDVIFLDIQMEHLNGMETAKMLRQRKNHSLLIFVTVLKECVFDAFEVEAFDYLLKPIDSGHFKRTMDRIIKSLQQRETKSIVVQRGTSCDVILLAEIVYFEVQGRKIYIHQSNGKITDYYDKLDDLEQRIDGRFFRCHRSYLVNIEYVRGCNAGQVILSQGDKIPVSRLRERDLTQALLRYMKERDF, from the coding sequence ATGTTGAAATTTGCAATTTGCGATGATGAACCCTATATGGCCCAAGAAATAGCGAACCAACTTTCCCGGTATATGAATGGAGAGCAAATCACCTCATACTGTGTCAGCAGCTTTCAAAATGGTTGTTCTTTGTTAGAAAGCGGCTGCGATTTTGATGTGATTTTCCTTGATATTCAAATGGAACATCTAAACGGGATGGAAACCGCTAAAATGCTCCGCCAAAGGAAAAATCATAGCCTATTGATTTTTGTGACCGTTTTGAAAGAGTGTGTATTTGACGCTTTTGAAGTGGAGGCATTTGACTATTTACTCAAACCAATAGATAGTGGTCATTTCAAGAGAACAATGGATAGGATAATCAAATCTTTACAGCAGAGGGAAACAAAAAGTATTGTTGTTCAGAGAGGAACTTCCTGTGATGTTATTCTGTTAGCCGAAATAGTGTATTTCGAGGTGCAGGGCAGAAAAATCTATATCCACCAAAGCAACGGAAAAATCACCGACTATTATGATAAGTTGGATGATTTAGAGCAACGTATTGATGGACGTTTTTTCAGATGCCATAGAAGTTATCTTGTCAATATTGAATATGTTCGTGGATGTAATGCCGGACAGGTCATACTTTCACAGGGGGATAAAATCCCTGTTTCCAGATTGCGTGAGCGAGATTTAACGCAGGCTCTTTTGCGTTATATGAAAGAGAGGGATTTTTGA
- the virD4_2 gene encoding Protein VirD4 — MKNQSDNSYSKWLFLALPVLWIGAGLASSYEDGMTIFETLGKFSQWADHPFLLRWTPYTLKFMLGALVVYAFAIVLYISGKQNRRPGEEHGSARWGNPHQLDRKYRDKDPHRNAILTQNLRMSLNSRQHFRNLLQIVVGGSGAGKTRYIVKPNLYEANASYIATDPKGELARDSIPLLLREGYTIKVFDLVDPDRSDCYNPFHYIRNDADVLKLIANFIRNTTPKNAHSSDPFWEKSETALDSALMLYLLHEAPPEDQNMEMMLTMLEYGAAKEGDGDHVSALDLLFQALEEENPNHIAVRQYKVFKQAPSETAMSILISAAVRLAPFSLPEIQRITSRDEMELGKLGERKQAIFCIIPDSNDVSLNFLVGMLYSQAFQELYFQADKVHGGSLPIPVRLMFDEFANVSLPDGYARLQATMRSRNVMATIILQNISQLKALFKDDWEGIIGNADTFIYLGGNEKDTHKYISELLGKETIQTQTSSQSKGRNGSYSQNFQQAGRELLTPDEVRMLDNKKAIVLIRGEAPVIDDKYDLMKHPAIKFTADGGAAAYIHSPVCLYDVGDLDFSFTSLDDVEIIE, encoded by the coding sequence GTGAAAAATCAATCGGACAACAGCTATTCCAAGTGGCTGTTCCTTGCCCTGCCCGTGCTATGGATCGGCGCGGGGCTGGCCTCCAGCTATGAGGACGGCATGACCATCTTTGAGACGCTGGGCAAGTTTTCCCAATGGGCCGACCACCCGTTTCTGCTCCGCTGGACGCCCTACACCCTCAAATTCATGCTGGGGGCGCTGGTGGTGTATGCCTTTGCCATTGTGCTGTACATTTCCGGCAAGCAGAACCGCAGACCCGGCGAGGAACACGGCAGCGCCCGCTGGGGGAACCCCCACCAGCTTGACCGCAAATACCGGGACAAAGACCCCCACCGCAACGCCATCCTGACGCAGAACCTGCGGATGAGCTTGAACAGCCGCCAGCATTTCCGAAATCTGCTGCAAATCGTGGTGGGCGGCTCTGGCGCGGGCAAGACCCGCTACATCGTGAAGCCAAATCTGTACGAAGCGAACGCCTCATATATAGCGACCGATCCGAAAGGGGAACTCGCCCGCGACTCCATCCCCCTGCTGCTCCGGGAGGGGTACACGATCAAGGTTTTCGACCTTGTTGACCCGGACCGTTCCGACTGCTACAACCCGTTTCACTACATCCGCAACGACGCAGATGTGCTGAAGCTGATCGCCAATTTCATCCGCAACACCACCCCAAAAAACGCCCATTCCAGTGACCCGTTTTGGGAAAAAAGCGAGACAGCCCTGGACAGCGCCCTCATGCTCTATCTGCTCCACGAGGCCCCGCCAGAGGATCAGAACATGGAGATGATGCTGACCATGCTGGAGTACGGCGCGGCAAAGGAGGGGGACGGCGATCATGTTTCAGCCCTTGACCTGCTCTTTCAGGCGTTGGAGGAAGAAAACCCCAACCACATCGCTGTGCGGCAATACAAAGTGTTCAAGCAGGCCCCCAGCGAAACAGCCATGAGCATCTTGATCAGCGCCGCCGTGCGCCTCGCTCCCTTTTCCCTGCCGGAGATACAGCGCATCACCAGCCGGGACGAGATGGAGCTGGGCAAGCTGGGGGAACGGAAACAGGCCATTTTCTGCATTATCCCGGACAGCAACGATGTAAGCCTCAATTTCCTTGTTGGTATGCTCTATTCCCAAGCGTTCCAGGAGCTTTACTTTCAAGCCGACAAGGTACACGGCGGCAGTTTGCCCATTCCCGTGCGGCTCATGTTCGACGAATTTGCCAATGTGTCACTGCCGGACGGCTACGCCCGACTTCAGGCCACCATGCGCTCCCGCAACGTGATGGCCACTATTATACTGCAAAACATTTCTCAGCTCAAGGCCCTTTTCAAAGACGATTGGGAAGGTATCATCGGCAACGCAGACACCTTTATTTATTTGGGCGGAAATGAGAAAGACACACACAAATACATTTCTGAGCTGCTGGGCAAGGAGACGATCCAGACGCAGACCAGCAGCCAGAGCAAGGGGCGCAACGGATCGTACAGTCAGAATTTTCAACAGGCCGGGCGCGAACTCTTAACGCCAGATGAAGTGCGGATGCTGGACAACAAAAAGGCCATTGTCCTCATTCGCGGCGAAGCGCCGGTCATTGACGACAAATACGACCTAATGAAGCACCCCGCTATCAAATTCACGGCTGACGGGGGCGCAGCCGCTTATATACACAGTCCAGTTTGCCTTTACGACGTGGGCGACCTGGACTTTTCCTTTACGTCGCTGGACGATGTAGAAATCATCGAATGA
- the nfrA2 gene encoding FMN reductase [NAD(P)H], protein MDFITIAKTRCSIRSYTDKKVEPEKLEKILEAAHVAPTAANLQPVHLIAVQSEDGLAKIGKAANIYGAPLAIIVCADHNKAWVRPFDQKQTGDIDASILTDHMMLQATELGLGSVWVCYFNPDVLRREFGLPANLEPVNILAVGYAGENFADPERHSQMRIPVSELVSYEILIYLLNFNRQNLFP, encoded by the coding sequence ATGGATTTTATTACGATTGCTAAAACTCGCTGCTCCATCCGCAGCTACACCGACAAGAAGGTGGAGCCGGAAAAGCTGGAGAAAATTTTGGAGGCCGCTCATGTGGCCCCCACCGCCGCCAACCTCCAGCCGGTTCACCTGATTGCCGTCCAGAGTGAGGACGGGCTGGCGAAGATCGGCAAAGCCGCCAACATCTACGGTGCGCCCCTGGCTATCATCGTCTGCGCCGACCACAACAAAGCGTGGGTGCGGCCCTTTGACCAGAAGCAGACCGGGGACATTGATGCCTCTATCCTGACCGATCACATGATGCTCCAGGCCACGGAGCTGGGCCTGGGCAGCGTATGGGTGTGCTATTTCAATCCGGATGTTCTGCGCCGGGAGTTCGGCCTTCCTGCCAATCTGGAGCCGGTCAACATACTGGCCGTCGGCTATGCCGGAGAAAACTTTGCTGACCCGGAACGGCACAGCCAAATGCGTATCCCGGTAAGCGAACTGGTTTCCTACGAAATCCTTATTTATTTGCTAAACTTTAATCGTCAAAATTTATTCCCGTAA
- the rhaS_5 gene encoding HTH-type transcriptional activator RhaS, giving the protein MVDTESLVPPEHLLRQVDAAVDFEKLYEIVEALYSEEEGRRGIDPVVLFKIVLLQHLDGNTSLRGTLRRAQTDVAYRWFLRYTLSEELPHFSTVSYNFRHRYTPETIELVFQWILEEAGSAGALTPAAVFIDGTHIKASANLKKKMKQEVPAAAKRYQEELLAEVNADREAHGKKPLDDEEEPPKAGGKGLADPSLRRLLRHTKNEDILQANIIPGCYNGTGKEVHRMKKEVRTVVYDNELRIEAYRFEGIVQPFPNHFHEYYVIGFMEDGERVLSCKNQEYTITRGDVLLFNPGDNHACAQSDGGTLDYRGFNITKEVMLDLAEEVTGRRELPGFSQNVIFDEEVTCYLRPLHELVMKGSNEFGKEENLLFLISLLIQQYGQPFENCIPECREEIEKACAFMEQHYAERIYLDQICRCAGLSKSTLLRAFTCSKGVTPYSYLENIRIGKAKKLLEQGVPPVEAALQTGFSDQSHFSNYFNRFIGLAPGIYRDIFKDTEEMPHEG; this is encoded by the coding sequence ATGGTGGACACAGAAAGCCTGGTGCCGCCCGAACATCTATTGCGGCAGGTGGATGCAGCGGTAGATTTCGAAAAATTGTACGAAATCGTGGAGGCGTTGTACAGCGAAGAAGAGGGCCGGCGGGGCATCGACCCAGTGGTGCTATTCAAAATCGTATTGCTGCAGCATTTGGATGGGAATACCTCTTTGCGGGGAACGCTGCGCAGAGCCCAGACAGATGTAGCATACCGGTGGTTTCTGCGATACACGCTGAGTGAGGAGCTGCCCCATTTTTCCACGGTGAGCTACAACTTCCGGCACCGGTACACTCCGGAAACGATAGAGTTGGTGTTTCAGTGGATATTGGAGGAGGCGGGCAGTGCGGGAGCACTGACCCCGGCGGCGGTATTTATAGATGGGACACACATCAAAGCCAGCGCAAATCTGAAGAAGAAAATGAAGCAGGAAGTACCGGCAGCAGCAAAACGATACCAGGAAGAACTACTGGCGGAAGTGAACGCGGACCGGGAGGCTCATGGAAAAAAGCCACTGGATGATGAAGAAGAACCACCCAAAGCTGGAGGGAAGGGATTGGCTGACCCATCCCTGCGCCGCTTGCTCCGCCACACTAAAAATGAAGATATTTTACAAGCCAACATAATCCCCGGCTGTTATAATGGGACAGGCAAGGAGGTACACCGTATGAAAAAAGAAGTACGAACGGTGGTCTACGATAATGAACTCCGCATAGAGGCTTACCGTTTTGAGGGCATTGTGCAGCCTTTTCCAAACCATTTTCACGAATACTATGTGATCGGCTTCATGGAAGATGGGGAGCGTGTCCTGTCCTGCAAAAATCAGGAGTACACCATCACAAGGGGCGATGTTCTTCTGTTCAACCCAGGGGACAACCACGCCTGTGCCCAGAGTGACGGCGGGACACTGGATTACCGGGGCTTCAACATCACCAAGGAGGTCATGCTGGACTTGGCGGAGGAAGTCACCGGCAGACGGGAGCTGCCTGGATTTTCCCAAAACGTGATTTTTGATGAAGAAGTCACCTGCTATTTGCGCCCGCTCCATGAGCTGGTGATGAAAGGCTCCAATGAATTTGGAAAAGAGGAAAATCTGCTGTTTCTGATTTCTTTGCTAATCCAGCAATACGGCCAGCCTTTTGAGAACTGCATCCCGGAGTGCCGGGAGGAAATTGAAAAAGCCTGTGCCTTTATGGAACAGCATTATGCCGAGCGAATTTATCTGGATCAGATTTGCCGTTGTGCCGGATTGAGCAAATCCACCCTGCTCCGGGCCTTTACCTGCTCAAAAGGTGTTACGCCGTACAGCTACCTGGAAAACATTCGTATCGGCAAGGCCAAAAAGCTACTGGAACAAGGGGTTCCCCCCGTTGAGGCGGCGCTGCAAACCGGCTTTTCCGATCAAAGCCACTTCTCCAATTATTTCAACCGATTTATTGGACTGGCCCCCGGTATCTATCGGGACATCTTCAAGGATACGGAGGAAATGCCGCATGAAGGGTAA